TTTATGGACTCTGTGAGAGGCTTGCTGGTTCGAACGGTGTTCGGAAACTCGAGCTCTTTGGACGTTCACACAATATTAGGAAAGGATGGATAACTGTAGGGAACCAGGTGGACGGTGCACGGGTGCTGAGTGCTGAATTACGTAAACAATTAAATGGTGGAATTAGTTGCATTGCTAGTACTAATGAGGTGTAAGTGTACAATAGAGTACACTGTACTACAATATAATGTGCTCCGATACAATAGGGATTGACAATGTACGATTTCAGGTATAGTATACCATCGTAAACTGCAAGACATAAGGAAATTTATGttatttttcactttttaCTAAATTTGCTATTGAGGGAGCCGCAGCCAATGAGAGGAGAGAAGCTTAGGacttcccccccccccttgTTACTGGATTTGGAAgggtttttctttttatgctaatttttctcatttttgGTGGATGTTTGCAAAATGCGGATTGTGAGATGATTGGGGGGTTGGGGGAGGATGGAAGTAGTATTGGATGATTATTGGGATCTTCAATTCACACCATTTCACTGGATTGTAAGCTTGCATTTCTTGGTTGATACACcaatttgaagtttttttttatttccctGCTCTGATTCCCTCTTGTACCATCTAAATACACCGCATCGTTGTCAACATGTACAGAACTACCCTTAGACAAGCTAGAACCATTGGCAGAAGATTCCAATCAACAAACCCAAACTTAGACAAGCCAGCATTTGTTGCGGATCCTGCAAAGGCTGCTGAATTCAAGAAACACCTTGAAGCTGTCGAGCACCACGCATCTGGCTCTTCTTCCAACTGGAAGAAGGTCTCCTTGTTCCTTGCTGCTCCAATCATTGCAGCAACTGCCATCAACACCTACTTTGTTGAAGCCGAACACGCTCACCACAGAGAACACAACAAGCATTTGTCCGATGAAGAATGGCCTGTCAAGCCATATCCTTACTTGAACGTTAGAAGAGTCGATTT
The Pichia kudriavzevii chromosome 2, complete sequence DNA segment above includes these coding regions:
- a CDS encoding uncharacterized protein (PKUD0B06050; similar to Saccharomyces cerevisiae YGL191W (COX13); ancestral locus Anc_8.151), which produces MYRTTLRQARTIGRRFQSTNPNLDKPAFVADPAKAAEFKKHLEAVEHHASGSSSNWKKVSLFLAAPIIAATAINTYFVEAEHAHHREHNKHLSDEEWPVKPYPYLNVRRVDFFWGDGDKTLFWNSDCNRHIK